Within Streptomyces antibioticus, the genomic segment CCGGCCGCCGCGCTGGGCGCGCAGGTGCGGCAGCGCCGCGCGCGCCGTCTGGATCGAGCCGAGCAGGTTGGTGGTGATCTGGTGCACCACTTGTTCGTCGGTGAACTCCTCGGCGGCGCCGAAGAGGCCGTAACCGGCGTTGATCACCACGACGTCGATTCGGCCCAGCGCGTCGAAGGCGGCGTCGACGACGTCCCGCACCCGGGCCAGGTCGGTCACATCGAGGTGCCCGATCCAGAACCGCTCGGCGTACTCGGCCCGCAGGTCATCGACCGAACCGTCCTGCCGCACCGTCCCGGCGACGCGGTCACCGCGCGCGAGAAGCTGCTCGGCCAGCTCCCGGCCGAACCCGCTGCTGACCCCTGTGATGAACCAAGTCCGTGTCGTCATGTCCACACCTTCACCGGTGCGAATCGAGGGAGCCAGTTCCCGTTGTTCCTGGTAGTCACAGGGACACCCACACTCGATTGCGGCCGCATAAGCTGAGGGCGTGGACAACGCTCTCGGAGACTTTCTGCGAGCCCGTCGCGAACTCATCACACCGGCCGAGGCGGGTCTGGCGGCCGGACACGGGATACGCCGGGTGCCGGGGCTGCGTCGTGAGGAAGTGGCCCTGCTGGCGGGTATCAGCGTCGAGTACTACCTGCGCCTGGAACAGGGGCGCGACCGCAATCCCTCAGCCCAGGTGATCCACGCACTGGCCGGGGTGCTCCAACTGGACGCCGAAGGCACGGCCTATCTGATGTCGCTGACCGGCCGAAGGCCCCGTCGTGGGCAGGGTTCTGGGGACGAACGCGTGCCCGCGAACCTCGTCCTGCTGCTGCACACCCTCAACGTGCCCGCCATGGTGTTCAACAAGTACAGCGACGTGCTGGCCGCGAACCGTATGGCCCGAGCCCTGTCACCGGAGATGAAGCCCGGGACGAACCGCCTGCGTGTGCTGTTCACCGAGCAGGCGGCACGCGACTATCGCGACGACTGGGAGACGTACACAGCCACCGCAGTGGCCCACCTGCGCGCCCGCATCGGCACCGAGACCGACGACGAACGTCTCCACGCCCTGATCGGTGAACTCTCCCTCAAGAGCGAACGGTTCCGCCGGCTGTGGGCGCGCCACGACGTACGCACGGCACAAGAGGTCACCTTCCGCATACGGCATCCGCAGGCAGGCCCGATGGAACTGCTCGTCGAAAAGTTCCAGGTGGCCGGCCCGCAGGAGTGGGAAGTACTGCTGCTCCACGCCGCTCCGGGCACCCCCACAGCCGACGCCCTGGACTTCCTGGCCACGCTCAGCGCCTCGGAGTAGGGGATTCGGCGAGTTCTTTCCTCAACACGGGCAGCACCTCGCTGCCGACGAGGTCGATGACGTTGTGGATCTTGGACTCGGGCATACCGCCGAAGTCGAAGCCGAACAGGACCCTGCGCAGGGTGCCGAAGTGCTCCGGGAACCTCAGCACCTTCTCGACCACCTGCGCCGGGCTGCCGACCGTCAGGCCGGTGGTCGCCGTCTCCTCCTCCATGGACACACCGGACCGGGAGTGGATGGGGTGCGCGTCGTAGTAGGGGCGGTACTCCCGCATGGCGTCCTGCGAGTTCGCGTGCACCCAGATCCCGGATCCCGCGCCGACGATGCCGTCCTCGGGCGCACCGTGACCGTGATGGGCGAAGCGCCGGCGGTACAGCGCGACGGAACGGGCGTAGTGCTCCATCGGCGCGAACATGTTGTTGACGAAGAAGCCGTCGCCGTATCGTGCCGCCTGTTCGGCGATCTCGGGGGTGCGTACGGAGCCGTGCCATACGAACGGCGGAACGCCGTTCAGCGGCCGGGGCACCGAGGTGAAGCCCGTCAGCGGCGCGCGGAACCGCCCGGCCCAGTTCACGTTCTCCTCGCGCCACAGCAGGCGCAGCAGTGCGTAGTTCTCGACGGTGAGCGGAAGGCTGTCCTGGACGTCCTGGCCGAACCAGGGATAGACGGCCGGCGTGTTTCCGCGGCCGAGCATCAAGTCGACCCGGCCGCTCGCGAGGTGCTGGAGCGTCGCGAATTCCTCGGCGATCTTCACGGGGTCGTTGGTGGTGATGAGCGTCGTCGACGTCGAGAGCGTCAACCGCTTGGTCCGTGCCGCGATGTAGGCCAGGAGCGTCGTGTCAGAGCTGGAGAAGTACGGCGGGTTGTGATGCTCGCCGATCGCGAAGACGTCGAAGCCGGCCTCCTCGGCGTGGACGGCGATGCGCATGAGCGCGTGGATGCGTTCGTGCTCGGAGACGAGAACACCGCTGACGGGGTCACGCGTGATGTCGCCGATGCTCGATATGCCGAATTCCATGTTCCTGCCTCCGTGAGGGGGACGACCGGCTTTCATCTGGCTGTCGCAGCCGCCTGAGCTAGGCGGGGTATAGTCCGTTTACGTTCCATCGGTGATGCTCGCCTGTCGGCTCAAGGACGGGCCCACGCGTCGCCTCTCCGCCGACACTCGCCCGATCAAGGGGATCCATGAGCGTCTTCACTGCCAACGAGCAGACGTACCTCGACAGCCAGCTCCTCGGCCGCCTGGCAACTCTCGCCCCCGACGGAGCGCCTCAGGCCAGGCCGGTCGCTTTCGTCTACAACCGCGAGTACGACACGATCGACATCGGCGGCCACAACCTCGTCGCCAGCCGCAAGTACCGCAATATCCAGGCCGACCCGCGTGTCTCTCTCGTCATCGACGACCTGGCCTCGACCACACCCTGGAATCCACGGGGCATTGAAATCCGTGGCACCGCCGAGCTTCTCGCCGCCGAGCCGCTGCGGCCGGGCTTCGACGCCGCACTGATCCGCATCCATCCCGCCCGCGTACTCGCCTGGGGCCTGGACACCGACCCCTACGAGCCGCCGAACGCCCGCAACGTCACCTACGGGTGAACCCGAGCGTCGAGGTCACCGTCGTCAGGCCACGCATCATCCCCAGCCTGTTCCAGTCCAGGCCGAACTGGTCCCGGTCGACGGTGAACTCGGTGGTCAGCGTGATCGCGTCCGGGCTCGACTCGGTGACCTTCACGGTGACGGTCTGCGGGCGGCTGACACCGCGTACGGTCAACTGGCCTTTGACCTCTACGACGTCGTTCTGGCGGAACACCGCGTCCCGGACTGCGAAGACGAGCGTGGGGTGGTGCTCGACGTCGAAGAAGTCCGCGCTGCGCAGGTGCTCATCGCGCTTGGTGTGCTTGGTGTCCAGGGAGGCGGCGTCCAGGGTCACCGCGCCGCGGACGGTGCCGTCGGGGCGGACCTCGCCCTCGCCGGAGACACCGGTGAACGTTCCCTTCACGGTGACCATGCCCCACATCGTCACGTGGCTGATGGCGACGGTGGAGCGGGTGGCGTCGAGCTGCCACAGGCCGGTTTCTACAGCGGTGGTCATGGGTTCTCTCCTTGATGAGTACGTACTGAATTGACGACCACGGGTGGCGGGTGAGCCCCGCCTGCTCAGGGGAAGGTCACGCCGACCGTGTAGACACCGCTGCCGCTGGTCGCCACTACCTCGACCCGGTAGGCGCCGGGCACCCCCTCGTAGGAGAGCGTCTTGACGTCTTCCTCACCCGAGGAGGTCGCGACGGTCCGGAGCCCGCCGGTTCCGAAGTGCCTGAGCACGAGATCGAAGTCCGCGCCGTCCGGCCCGTCCAGACATGCGTCGATCGTGCCTGCCCGGGCGACGATGAAGTAGCTCCACGGGATCGAGGTCCTGCCTTCGACCACTCGGCCGGACGCGGTGAAAGCGTGGTCCGCGCAGTCGATCGCGGCCGAGGCCGTCGGCACGGCGGTTGTCTGCGCGGCGACGGCAGGCGAGGTGGTTGCCAGGCATGCGGCGAATACGGCGGCACCAACGGTCGCGATCGATCGATGACGTCTCACGAGGTCCTCTCCACAACGGTTGAAGAGCTTCACTTGGCGAGTGCTTCCTGCGGGTCTCAGAACCCGACGTTCTGGCGGATCAGCACCAGGTGAATGCGGCCGGGCTGCTCCTGCCGGATCTCCAGGAGCTTGCCGATGTAGCTGTGCTGCCCGTACGCGGCCTGCGCCCGGACGTCCTCGAGCTTGAGGCTGTGCTCGACGACGCGCTCGTGAGCAGCCTGCAAGGTGGGGACGAGCTTCTGCGTGCCGGCCACCAGGATGACGTTCGGGGCGTCCCAGACGTAGGCGGCGAGCTGGCTGCCGGTGGCCGAGGCGATGACCAGGGTGCCGTCGGCGGTGATGGCGTGGACGCTGCCGAGGGCGTAGTCGGCCTGCCCGGCGATGGCCTTCATCTCCTGCTGCTGGGTCTGGAAGTCCAGCGTCATCATCTTGTTGCGGGCCGACACGTACGGGCCGTCCGGGTCGTTGATCGCCGCTTCGATGCCGGACTCCCGCAGCGTGGCCGAGGTGTTGGTCATCACGGGCGAACCGTGCGGGATCCGCTTCAGCACGCTCTGCCGGGCGGACTCGAAGTCGTCGACGACCTCCACGCCGAAGCCGTGCTCCTCGAGCGCGGCCACTGTCGCCGTGAGGGTCTGCTCGTCCGGCAGCGTCGTGAAGCGCGCCTCGCCGTCGATCGTGGTCATGGGTTTCTCCCTTGTGGAGTGGGGCTCGGCAGAGTCGCGACACACGGTTCTGCCCGTTGGCCGACAGGCGCGGAACCATCCGGTCGACGTAAACGGACTTTACCCCGCTTAGTGAGTGCAGGCAATGCCGGAGGTCGGCACGCAGGACGGCGAACGCGTCACGCGTCACGCACGCTCAGCGGTTTGGAGGCTCTGACCAGGAAATTCAGCGTGGTCTCGGTGAAAGCAAAAAACCCGTCCGATCTTGCGATCGGACGGGTACATGAAGGGGTTCCTTCTCACACTGCTCAGGGGCGGAGCCCCCGCAGGAGCAGGTCGATCAGTCTGCGCGGGTTGTAGCGGGGATCCTGGTCCGGGGCGATGCAGAGGTTGCCGATACCCCGCATCAGCTCATAGGGCTGGATGTCGGCGGAGACTTCGCCCGCGTCGACGGCGGCATCGAGGAGCTGCTCGGCAACGGGCAGCAGCCGGTCGAGGAAGTACGCGTGGAGGGTGGCCGAGCTGCTGTCCGACTGGGGGATCGCGGCGAGGCCGTGTTTGGTGACCAGGAAGTCGACGAAGAGGTCGACCCACTGACGCAGCGCCACCATCGGGGACTCGCTCTCGGCCAGCAGGCACGGACCGGCCTCGGCGCACTCCTCGACCTGGTGGCGGAAGACGGCTACGACGAGATCCGCCCGCGTCGGGAAGTGGCGGTAGAGGGTCCCCATGCCCACGCCCGCTCTGGCTGCGACCTCACGGACGGGCGCATCGACACCGGATGTCGCGAACACCTCCGCAGCCGCGGCGAGCAGCTTCTTCTGGTTGCGCACCACGTCGGCCCGCTTGGCCGTGATCGGCACGTCTCCGGACTGCTCCGCACTGCTGGGCACCACGCCTCCTCTCCCATGACCGCCGCTCAGGCGGGATGAACCTCTCCGGTTGCAAAGCGGAGCGATGCTCCGTATCGTAAATGGAGCAACGTTCCGCTTCGTCGAGTTTAGCCGAGCCCGAACGTTTCTCACCGCTCCCACCCGCCCTCCGTGCCTCGACGTGCCGCGACCAGCCACGGAGGCCTCAGAAAGGGGCACACCCATGCCTGAGTGGACTTCCGTCGCCGACTCCTACCTGCACCCGTCCGCCCCGCCCGTGATGTCGGTCAGCCCCATCGCGCTGGCCGTGCCCGGACGCCCCCTGGACCTCGAAGTCCGTGTCTCCGCACCCCTGACCGGTACCGACCTGCCGGTCATCCTCCTGTCGCACGGCCACGGCGGGGCCTACGGCCTGTCCTCGCTCGACGGCTACCTCCCCCTCGCCAAGGTCTGGGCGGCCCGCGGCTTCGTCGTGATCCAGCCCAACCACCTCAGCGCCCCGAGGCTGAGCCGCCTGGTCGGCGACAGGCCCGAAGCGCCGCTGTTCTGGCGCTCGCGCGCCGAGGACATGAGCCACATCCTCGACCGGCTCGACGAGATCGAGCAGGCCGTACCGCAGCTCGCCGGGCGCGTCGACCGCGGCAAGGTCGCGGTGGCCGGGCACTCTCTGGGCGGCTTCACCGCCGAACTCCTCCTCGGCGCCCGGATCACCGACCTCGACACGGACGAAGAGGTGAACCTCCTGGAGCCCCGGATCACGCAGGGCGTGCTGATCGGCGCGACCGGCAGGGGTGGCGACACGTTCAACGGCTTCGCGGCCGACCGGGTGCCGGTCTTCCGCACCATGAACCTCACCACGATGACCACGCCCGCGCTTGTCGTCGCCGGCGACAAGGACGACTCCCAGCACTGGACGACCATGGGGCCGGACTGGCACGCCGACCCCTACCACCTGGCCCCCGGGCCCAAGACCCTGCTGACCGTCTTCAACGGTGAGCACCTCTTCGGCGGGATCCAGGGCCACGACAGCGTCGAGACCTCGGACGAGAGCCCCGACCGGGTCGCCGCGGTCGCCGAACTGACCGCCGCCTACCTGCTCACCGCGTTCGGCTCCGACGACACCGCCTGGCAGACGGCGCAGGACGCACTCACCACAGGCCCCGACGCTTTCGGCCGCGTCGAATCCAAGTAGTCGCCAGGACCCCATCCCGAGGGCTGGGCGACCAGCCCACCGAGAGGAGCACATCCCATGCAGAACACTCCCGTAGCCCTGGTCACCGGGGCGAACGCAGGCATCGGCCGGCAGGTGGCGAAGGAACTCGCCGGGCACGGGTACACCGTGCTCGTCGGCTCCCGGGACCTGGGCCGCGGCGAAGCCGCCGCGGCCGAGATCGACGGGGACGCCCACGCGGTGCAGCTCGACGTCACCGACGAGGGGTCGATCGCGGCCGCCGCACAGCGGATCCGAAACGAGTTCGGCCGCCTCGACGTGCTGGTCAACAACGCCGGCATCTCGTTCGTCGGCGATGCCGACACGCCGCTGGAGGAGCGTGCCCGCGCGGGCCTGCTCACCGAGGTGTCACCCGACGTCGTCCGCCAGTTCTTCGAGACGAACGTCATCGGACCGATCGCACTGACGCAGGCGCTGCTTCCGCTGCTCCGCGAGGCCCCGGCGGCGCGGATCGTCAACGTGGGCAGCTCCGGCAGCTCACTCACGCTGAACGCCGACGAAAGCAACCCGCAGCGTTCCATGTTCGGTATCTATCCGACCTCGAAGTCCGCGCTGCACGCCGCCACGCTCGGATTCGCCACCGCCCTGGAGCCGGCCGGCATCAAGGTCAACGTCGCGGACCCCGGTTTCACGGCGACCGCCCTCAACAACTTCCAGGGCACGAAGACCGTGGAGGAAGGCGCCCGGCACGTCGTCCGCATGGCGCTCATAGGACCTGACGGTCCGACGGGCACGTTCTCCGGCGACGACGGTCCTCTCCCCTGGTAGCAGACCGGACACCAGCGCCACCAGCACCAGCACCAGCACCAGCACCAGCACTGAAGGAATTCCATGAGTCACCCCATGATCGCCCTGGTCACCGGCGGCAACAAAGGCATCGGCCGCGAAATCGCAGCCCAGCTCGCCGAACTCGGCCACACCGTCCTGATCGGTGCACGAAGCGTCGAGCGCGGTGAAAAGACCGCCGCCGAACTACGCGCAGCGGGCGGCGACGTCACCGCCGTCGCCCTCGACGTCACCGACCCCGCCTCGGCGTCCGCCGCTGCCGAGACGGTCCGGTCCCGCTTCGGCCGCCTCGACGCACTGATCAACAACGCCGGTGTCAGCCACCAGCCCGGAGCCGACTTCGCCGGGCAACTGCCCCGCTCGGCCGATGTCGACCACGTCCGCCACGTGTTCGAGACGAACGTGTTCGGTGTCATCACCGTCAGCAGCGCGTTCCTGCCGCTGCTGCGCAACTCCGACAGCCCGCGGATCGTCAACGTATCCAGCAGCGCCGGCTCCCTCGCGGCGATCTCCGACTTCGCCAACAGCGATCCCATCGCGCTGGGCTACGTCCCCTCCAAGACCGCGCTGACCGCGGTGACCATGATGTACGCCCGTGACCTCGCCTCCGAGAAGATCCTCGTCAACGCGGTCTGCCCCGGGTTCGTCGCCACCGACCTGAACAACCACCGCGGGACCGGGACTCCGCAGGACGGTGCTCGCCAGGCGGTTGCCATGGCCACCATCGGTGCCGATGGCCCCACCGGGACCTTCACCGACGTCGACGGCCCCGTTCCCTGGTGACCGCGAACTCATCGGCCGGATTCTCAACCACTGCGAGGAAAACAATGCACGTCCTTGTCACCGGTGCCACCGGATGGATCGGCTCCGCTCTCGTCCCCCGACTCATCGCCGCAGGCCATCAAGTCACCGCAACCACACGGTCCGACACCGCCGCGGACGCGGTGCGAGCACTCGGTGCCGAGCCCGTCCGGGCAGACCTCGAGGACCCCGACTCGCTGCGCCGTGCCGCTGAGGCGAGCGGCGGGGTGATCCACCTCGCATACCGCCACGACGTTGCGTTCACCACGGACCCCGCTGGGGCGGCCGAGACGGAATACAAGGCCGTGACGGCAATGGGTGAAGCCCTGGCCGGGACCCAGCGGCCTTTCGTCATGGCCGTCGGCCTCGCAGGTCTCCCCGAGGGTGAGGTGGCAACAGAAACCGACCGAGCAGTTCCAAGCGGGCCTGCGGGCAAGCGCATCGAGGCCGTCGAGCATGTCCTCGGTCTCGCCGAGCACGGGGTGCGGTCATCCGTTGTCCGCCTTCCCCCGACGGTCCACGGCACGGGCGATACCGGGTTCGTTCCCCAGCTCATCAGTCTCGCCCGTCGAACCGGGCGGTCGGCCTACGTGGGCGCGGGGGACAATCGCTGGCCCGCGGTGCACCGCGATGACGCCGCGACGCTCTTCCGGCTCGCAGTCGAAGAAGCGACCGCCGGCACAGTCCTGCACGGAGTCGCCGAAGAAGGCGTGGCCTTCCGCGACATCGCCGAAGGAATCGCGACCGTCCTCGGCGTCCCTGCGAGGTCACTCGACGCAGACGCGGCATCCGACCACTTCGGCGGGTTCGTACGACTCGCCGGCGGAGACTTCCCGGCATCCAGCACGCTCACGCGTGAGCGCCTCGGCTGGGCCCCGTCCGAACCGGGCCTGCTCGCCGAGTTCGCCGCCGGCAACTACCCGTCCTGACACCGCCGAAAGTCGCGGCTGCGCAGCCACGCCCCATGCCCACGTCTGCGTCGGCATCACCTGGGAGCAAAAACGGACTATCCCCCGCATGGTGGGACGACTGTTAGGATCACCGCCATGAGCGGGCTACAGGTGAGCTGGGGAGCGCCGCGGCCGGAACGGGCGGACGCGGCGCGCAACCGCGCACATCTGCTGGCCACTGCTCGCGACATGCTGGCCGAGTCCGGTCCCGATCAGCTCACGATGGATGCGTTGGCCGAGCGGTCGGGCCTGGGCAAGGGCACCGTCTTCCGGCGCTTCGGCACCCGGGCGGGGATCTTCCAGGCACTGCTCGACGAGATCGAGCGAGGCTTGCAGGAACGGGTGATGTCCGGGCCGCCGCCACTCGGTCCCGGGGCGCCGCCGGTCGAACGGCTGATCGCTTACGGCCGGGCACGGGTGCGCCTGCTGATCGAGAACACGGAGATCGCCAGATTCGCGCTCGACGGCCGGCAGCCGCTCCCGAGCAGTCCCCAGACACCGGCGTCACAGATGCACATCCGCATGCTCCTGCGCCAGTTGAGCCTGGACGGCGCGGACCTCGACCTGCTCGCGATCCAGCTCACCGCGGCGCTCGACGGCCCGCTCCTGCTCTACCTTTCCACCGACGCACTGACCAACGCAGGCCCTCAGATCGAACAAAGCCTTGGCTCGGCCTGGCAGGACCTGATCGAACGGGTGTGCAGGCCCTGAGAGGACGGCTCTGACAGCCTGAGCGCCGCGTTCACCGCTGGACGCAGCCGGCTCCTGTCCTTCGGTGCCGTACCGGGCCGCCCGATCAGTTGCTCCCCTCGTCGCCAGTCATGGCGCGACGGACGCTCTCGCGGAGCAGTGCACGACGCCGCTCATGCACTTCGGGGGGCTCTTGCGCGGTCGCCGCGTACACGTTGCTGACCGGTGACCAGGCCATCGACATGGCGATCACCATGGCCATGACGTCGAACGGATCTCCCTGGCGTACCAGGCCGGCGGCCTGGGCCTCGGCGATGGCGCGCAGTTTGTGATCGTCGAGGCGGTCGGGGTGGTCGACCAGATGACCGGCCGGGCGGCGCTCCAGGCGCGCCCAGGTGGCCAGTCGGATGAGGTCGGGGCGGCGGAGATATTCGTCGTAGAGGCGCACGGCCCACTCCGCGAGGTCGGTGGCGTCGATCGGGACGACGTTCACGATCCGCTCCAGCGAGCCGAAGAAGATGGTGTCGAAGAGCCCGTCCTTGCTGCCGAAGTAGGCGTAGAGCTGCGCCTTGTTGGTGCGCGCTGCGGCCACGATCCGCTCGACGCGCGCTCCGGCGATCCCGTGCTCGGCGAACTCCTGGATCGCCACATCCAGAATGCGCTGGTAGGTGGCGGCTCCGCGCGAGGTCAGGGGTTGATCGGTCATGCCCTCACCCTACTAAACAGAACAGTTGGTTTGCCAAGCGCGTCGGAGGTGCCTACGCTGAAACAAACAAACTGGTCTGTTTAAAGGGGAAGCGGCATGAGGAACACAGTTGGCTGGCAGGTGGAAGGTCCGTCGGCGGCACTTCGACGGGCACCGTTGAAACGGCGCGACCTGCGGCCCGACGACCTCGCGGTCCGGGTGGACTATTGCGGCGTGTGCAGCACGGATCTGCACGCCGTCAGCGCGCGCGACGGCAAACGCGGTGAGCCCCTGGTGCCGGGGCACGAGTTCACCGGCGTGGTGACCGAGATCGGACCCGCGGTCACCCGCTTCGCCGTCGGCGACCCGGTCGCGGTGGGCAACATCGTCGACTCGTGCGGCGAGTGCGCCATGTGCCGGGCCGGCCAGGAGAACTTCTGCCACGCCTTCCCGACCCTGACCTACGACGGCACCGACCGGCATGACGGATCGAACACCCTGGGGGGCTACTCCCGCGAGTACGTCGTCCGCGACCGTTTCGCCTACCCCCTCCCCGCGGAGCTGGATCCGGCTGCCGCCGCTCCTCTGCTCTGCGCCGGGATCACCGTCTGGGAACCGCTCCAGGCACTCGGCGTGGGGGCGGGAAGCCGCGTCGCCGTGGCGGGACTGGGCGGCCTGGGCCACCTCGCGGTCAAGATCGCCGTAGCGCTCGGCGCCGAGACCTCGGTGATCAGTCGCTCACCGGACAAGGCCGACGACGCCCGTCGCCTCGGCGCTCGGAGCCTCATCGTCTCCACGGACCCGGAGCAGATGGCTGACGCCCGCGACCGGTTCGACGTCGTCATCGACACCATTTCCGCCCCTCACGACCTCGGCCCGTACCTCCGCCTGGTCGCCATGGACGGAACGCTCAGCCACGTCGGGTACCTCGGCCCCGTCACCGTGGAAACGACCGACCTGCTCGTGGGACGCAAGAAGCTCAGCTCCGCCGGCAGCGGCGGCAGGCCGGCTACCGCGGCCATGCTGGACTTCTGCGCCGAGCACGGCATCACCGCCGACATCGAACTGCTTCCCTCGGCACGAGTGAACGAGGCCCTCGACCGCCTCCGGCGTAACGACGTCCGCTACCGCTTCGTACTCGACATGTCCGACCTGGACTGAACGGCCTTTCCACGAGCCGGCATGGTGGCCGCACGCATAGGCGACACCCGAACTATGTCGCCCTGCCACATGTGCGCCTGACCTGCGGATTTCTACGGTGTGGCGACACGTAAACGTCCCCGTCACACCCCAGGAAGTGGTGCCGATGTCGTCGCCCGCAACCGCTCCACCGGCCCCGAACAACCTCAAGCGCATCGTCGCCGCCAGCCTCATCGGCACGACCATCGAGTGGTACGACTTCTTCCTCTACGGTTCCGCCGCCGCGCTCGTCTTCAACAAGCTGTTCTTTCCCGACTCGGACCCGCTGGTCGGGACACTGCTGTCGTTCCTCACGTATGCCGTGGGATTCGCGGCGCGGCCGCTGGGCGCGCTGGTGTTCGGGCACTACGGCGACCGGCTCGGCCGGAAGAAGCTGCTGGTGCTGAGTCTGCTGCTGATGGGCGGGGCGACCTTCGCGATCGGGCTGCTGCCGACGCACGCCAGCATCGGGGCGGCCGCGCCCGTGCTGCTGACGGTGCTGCGTCTGGTGCAGGGCTTCGCGCTCGGCGGCGAGTGGGGCGGGGCCGTGCTCCTGGTCTCCGAGCACGGGGACGCCGAACGGCGCGGGTTCTGGGCCTCGTGGCCGCAGACCGGGGCGCCCGCGGGGCAGTTGCTGGCGACCGGTGTGCTGTCCCTGCTGACCGCCGTGCTGTCGGACGCGGCGTTCGGCTCCTGGGGCTGGCGGATCCCGTTCCTGCTCTCCGGCGTCCTGGTGATCGTCGGCCTGTGGATCCGGCTGTCCGTGGACGAGTCGCCCGTGTTCCAGCAGGCGCGGGAACGGGCCGAGGCCCGCAAGGAGGACGACGAGCGGCTGCCGCTGGTGGCCGTGCTCCGGCACCACTGGCGGGACGTGCTGGTGGCGATGGGGGCGCGCATGGCGGAGAACATCTCCTACTACGTGATCACCGCGTTCATCCTGGTCTACGCGACCGTCTCGGCCGGCGTCTCCAAGCAGACCGCGCTCAACGCCGTGCTCATCGGCTCGGCGGTGCACTTCGCCGTGATCCCGGCCTGGGGCGCGCTGTCCGACCGGATCGGCCGCCGCCCCGTCTATCTGCTGGGCGCGGTCGGCATCGGGCTGTGGATGTTCCCGTTCTTCTCGCTCGTGGACACCGGCCGCTTCGGCAGTCTCGTCCTCGCCGTGACCGTCGGACTGGTGCTGCACGGGGCGATGTACGCGCCGCAGGCCGCCTTCTTCTCCGAGATGTTCGCCACCCGGATGCGGTACTCGGGCGCGTCCATCGGCGCCCAGTTCGCCTCGGTCGCGGCGGGCGCCCCGGCGCCGCTGATCGCCACGGCGCTCCTCGCCGACTACGGCAGCTCGACGCCGATCGCGCTGTACGTGATCGCCGCGGTGCTGGTGACCGTCGTCGCGGTGGGCGTCGCCCAGGAGACCCGGCACCGTGATCTGGCCGACGTGGCTCCCGCCCCGGAGGCCGGCCCCGCGCCGGAGGCGGAGGCGGCGGACGCCCGGACCGTCTGAGCCCTCTCCGACCGCTGATCCCCGTGCGCTCCGCTCGCGTACGGGGATCAGCGCTGTGCGGGCAGTGCCAACAGACGCAGGCGCAGGGCGAGTTGTATCTCCAGCACGCGGTCCGGGGTGTTCCAGTCGTCGCCGAGGAGACGGGCGACGCGGTCCAGGCGCTGGGCCACCGTGTTGACGTGCACGTGGAGCGCGTCCTTGGTGCGGACGGGGCTCATCCCGCAGGCGAAGTACGCGTCGAGGGTGCGCAGCAGCTCCGTTCCGCGCCGTTCGTCGTAGGCGACGACCCGGCCGATGGTGCGGTCGACGAAGCCGGTCACGTCC encodes:
- a CDS encoding helix-turn-helix domain-containing protein; this encodes MDNALGDFLRARRELITPAEAGLAAGHGIRRVPGLRREEVALLAGISVEYYLRLEQGRDRNPSAQVIHALAGVLQLDAEGTAYLMSLTGRRPRRGQGSGDERVPANLVLLLHTLNVPAMVFNKYSDVLAANRMARALSPEMKPGTNRLRVLFTEQAARDYRDDWETYTATAVAHLRARIGTETDDERLHALIGELSLKSERFRRLWARHDVRTAQEVTFRIRHPQAGPMELLVEKFQVAGPQEWEVLLLHAAPGTPTADALDFLATLSASE
- a CDS encoding CE1758 family FMN-dependent luciferase-like monooxygenase; translated protein: MEFGISSIGDITRDPVSGVLVSEHERIHALMRIAVHAEEAGFDVFAIGEHHNPPYFSSSDTTLLAYIAARTKRLTLSTSTTLITTNDPVKIAEEFATLQHLASGRVDLMLGRGNTPAVYPWFGQDVQDSLPLTVENYALLRLLWREENVNWAGRFRAPLTGFTSVPRPLNGVPPFVWHGSVRTPEIAEQAARYGDGFFVNNMFAPMEHYARSVALYRRRFAHHGHGAPEDGIVGAGSGIWVHANSQDAMREYRPYYDAHPIHSRSGVSMEEETATTGLTVGSPAQVVEKVLRFPEHFGTLRRVLFGFDFGGMPESKIHNVIDLVGSEVLPVLRKELAESPTPRR
- a CDS encoding PPOX class F420-dependent oxidoreductase, yielding MSVFTANEQTYLDSQLLGRLATLAPDGAPQARPVAFVYNREYDTIDIGGHNLVASRKYRNIQADPRVSLVIDDLASTTPWNPRGIEIRGTAELLAAEPLRPGFDAALIRIHPARVLAWGLDTDPYEPPNARNVTYG
- a CDS encoding YceI family protein; this translates as MTTAVETGLWQLDATRSTVAISHVTMWGMVTVKGTFTGVSGEGEVRPDGTVRGAVTLDAASLDTKHTKRDEHLRSADFFDVEHHPTLVFAVRDAVFRQNDVVEVKGQLTVRGVSRPQTVTVKVTESSPDAITLTTEFTVDRDQFGLDWNRLGMMRGLTTVTSTLGFTRR
- a CDS encoding LUD domain-containing protein, producing the protein MTTIDGEARFTTLPDEQTLTATVAALEEHGFGVEVVDDFESARQSVLKRIPHGSPVMTNTSATLRESGIEAAINDPDGPYVSARNKMMTLDFQTQQQEMKAIAGQADYALGSVHAITADGTLVIASATGSQLAAYVWDAPNVILVAGTQKLVPTLQAAHERVVEHSLKLEDVRAQAAYGQHSYIGKLLEIRQEQPGRIHLVLIRQNVGF
- a CDS encoding TetR/AcrR family transcriptional regulator, translated to MPSSAEQSGDVPITAKRADVVRNQKKLLAAAAEVFATSGVDAPVREVAARAGVGMGTLYRHFPTRADLVVAVFRHQVEECAEAGPCLLAESESPMVALRQWVDLFVDFLVTKHGLAAIPQSDSSSATLHAYFLDRLLPVAEQLLDAAVDAGEVSADIQPYELMRGIGNLCIAPDQDPRYNPRRLIDLLLRGLRP
- a CDS encoding alpha/beta hydrolase family protein, which encodes MPEWTSVADSYLHPSAPPVMSVSPIALAVPGRPLDLEVRVSAPLTGTDLPVILLSHGHGGAYGLSSLDGYLPLAKVWAARGFVVIQPNHLSAPRLSRLVGDRPEAPLFWRSRAEDMSHILDRLDEIEQAVPQLAGRVDRGKVAVAGHSLGGFTAELLLGARITDLDTDEEVNLLEPRITQGVLIGATGRGGDTFNGFAADRVPVFRTMNLTTMTTPALVVAGDKDDSQHWTTMGPDWHADPYHLAPGPKTLLTVFNGEHLFGGIQGHDSVETSDESPDRVAAVAELTAAYLLTAFGSDDTAWQTAQDALTTGPDAFGRVESK
- a CDS encoding SDR family NAD(P)-dependent oxidoreductase produces the protein MQNTPVALVTGANAGIGRQVAKELAGHGYTVLVGSRDLGRGEAAAAEIDGDAHAVQLDVTDEGSIAAAAQRIRNEFGRLDVLVNNAGISFVGDADTPLEERARAGLLTEVSPDVVRQFFETNVIGPIALTQALLPLLREAPAARIVNVGSSGSSLTLNADESNPQRSMFGIYPTSKSALHAATLGFATALEPAGIKVNVADPGFTATALNNFQGTKTVEEGARHVVRMALIGPDGPTGTFSGDDGPLPW